GTGCGCAAAGCCAAGTTAGCAGCGTAAAGGAGGCGAAGGAGATGAGCAAGCAGAAGTTTGAGAGGCGTAAGCCGCACTTAAACATTGGGACGATAGGTCACATTGACCACGGGAAGACCACGCTGACCAGTGCGATTACAAGGGTTTTGTCCACCAAGGGTTGGGCAGAATGGATTCCATTTGACAATATCGACCGCGCCCCAGAAGAGAAGCAGCGCGGTATTACCATTCAGCTGGCGCACGTTGAGTATGAGACCGAGAAGCGCCACTATGCCCACGTAGAT
The window above is part of the Thermodesulfatator atlanticus DSM 21156 genome. Proteins encoded here:
- a CDS encoding GTP-binding protein; translation: MSKQKFERRKPHLNIGTIGHIDHGKTTLTSAITRVLSTKGWAEWIPFDNIDRAPEEKQRGITIQLAHVEYETEKRHYAHVDCPGHADYIKNMITGAAQMDGAILVVAATDGPMPQTREHILLARQVNVPAIV